A stretch of Aedes aegypti strain LVP_AGWG chromosome 2, AaegL5.0 Primary Assembly, whole genome shotgun sequence DNA encodes these proteins:
- the LOC5568939 gene encoding uncharacterized protein LOC5568939 encodes MVHYASLYRDYIPFHADRPYKYHNRRFLERWDKLNGMQWVKASNGEIPPNAVIAGHEGNQTLYVGRAEVNNSIAPGSVNPQKRACFCPWGGKNHKRPTYEVLCTPGQFVEVDSWNTLVLGTPGGISEQGEPLYIGRNVQNGELISGKIQRSYFVCYIPYKTKEVERPVFGSQIFIKSTS; translated from the exons ATGGTGCATTATG CTTCGCTTTATCGGGATTACATTCCCTTCCACGCGGATCGCCCGTACAAATATCACAACCGAAGGTTCCTCGAACGATGGGACAAGTTGAACGGGATGCAGTGGGTGAAGGCATCGAATGGTGAAATACCACCCAATGCCGTCATCGCCGGCCACGAAGGCAACCAAACGCTCTACGTGGGTCGGGCGGAAGTGAACAATTCCATTGCACCGGGGTCGGTCAATCCACAGAAGCGGGCATGCTTCTGTCCATGGGGTGGCAAGAATCACAAGCGGCCCACGTACGAAGTGCTCTGCACCCCGGGTCAGTTTGTCGAGGTCGACAGTTGGAACACGCTGGTGCTGGGAACGCCCGGTGGCATCAGCGAGCAAGGTGAACCTCTGTACATTGGTCGAAATGTGCAGAATGGCGAACTGATCAGCGGGAAGATTCAAAGGTCGTACTTTGTTTGCTACATTCCATACAAGACAAAGGAAGTGGAGCGGCCTGTGTTCGGGAGTCAAATTTTTATCAAGTCCACGAGCTAG